The Lusitaniella coriacea LEGE 07157 sequence TTCTTCCCCCCAGTGGAACTGTCCTCGAAATTGCCAGTGGAACCGGAGAACACGCTGCGTTTTTTGCCCCTCGCCTGAAACCCCGTCAATGGTTGCCCAGCGACCCCAATCCCGAACGGCGCGTCAGTATTGCCGCATGGCAGAGTGAAGGAAAGGCAGATAATCTTTATCCTCCTATTAATTTAGATGCGCGCGATCGCGTGTGGTCTATTGAAACCGACCCAAATTTCCAGTACGCAAACATCCGCGCGATCGTCAACATTAACATGATCCACATCTCCCCCTGGTCGGCGTGTTTGGGGCTGATGGCAGGTGCGGGGCGAATTTTGCAACCCGATGGCATTCTGTACCTTTACGGCCCTTACAAGCGCGGTGGAGAACACACTGCACCCAGCAATGAAGCCTTTGATGCTTCCCTGCGTTCCCAAAATCCAGAATGGGGCGTTCGCGACCTTGATGACGTGGCTGCTGTCGCCAAGGAACAGAAATTAAGCCTGTTAGAAATCGTTCAAATGCCCGCCAATAATCTTTCAGTTATATTCCAGAAAGGGTAAGCTAAAACATATCTAAATTGGGTATAGGACGCTCTATATCAAAGCAATCAATCCCTCACCGCACTGCTTCAGTTATCACCTTAAACATCATCAGTCATCAGAAGGGAATAGGGAATAGGGAATAGGGAATAGGGAACAGGGAATAGTAGAAAGAGATACAGGTGTTATTTGGGGGATATGAAAAATGGGTGTGGGGTTTCACGCTTCGTTTGGAGACGCTATATGTTTCCT is a genomic window containing:
- a CDS encoding DUF938 domain-containing protein, producing the protein MNIPNDAKQHAPATQRNREPILEVLQRVLPPSGTVLEIASGTGEHAAFFAPRLKPRQWLPSDPNPERRVSIAAWQSEGKADNLYPPINLDARDRVWSIETDPNFQYANIRAIVNINMIHISPWSACLGLMAGAGRILQPDGILYLYGPYKRGGEHTAPSNEAFDASLRSQNPEWGVRDLDDVAAVAKEQKLSLLEIVQMPANNLSVIFQKG